The Solanum lycopersicum chromosome 6, SLM_r2.1 genome has a window encoding:
- the LOC101268195 gene encoding uncharacterized protein isoform X1 → MRILSRKRLFRYLTRLRLLETILYPKLASYGVENPLYAVIQLAQTTMRSELGKISLDKTFEERDTLNDKIVLAINDAAKDWGLKCLRYEIRDITPPRGVRSAMEMQAEAERKKRAQIFESEGERQANINIADGRKSSVILDSEAAKMDLVNRAQGEAEAILSKAQATAKGIALVSQTLKEHGDAEAASLRIAEQYIQAFSSIAKEGTTLLLPTNVSDPASMVAQALHIYKNLTSKNVGIEQTKLKVSDSFEVINNDSFITDKSTNEDDETDGDDKKDH, encoded by the exons ATGCGCATTCTCTCAAGGAAGAGACTGTTCCGATACCTAACCAGACTGCGATTACTAGAGACAAT ACTGTATCCAAAATTGGCGTCATATGGAGTTGAGAATCCATTGTATGCGGTAATTCAACTAGCACAGACAACTATGCGTAGTGAGCTTGGTAAGATCTCACTTGATAAAACCTTTGAGGAAAGGGACACTTTGAACGACAAAATAGTG CTGGCCATTAATGATGCTGCAAAAGACTGGGGACTGAAATGTCTTCGTTATGAAATAA GGGATATAACTCCACCTCGTGGGGTTAGATCAGCTATGGAGATGCAAGCTGAAGCGGAACGTAAAAAAAGAGCTCAAATTTTTGAGTCAGAAG GGGAGAGACAGGCAAATATAAACATTGCCGATGGAAGGAAGAGTTCAGTGATCCTTGACTCAGAAGCTGCAAAGATGGACCTGGTCAACAGAGCACAAG GTGAAGCTGAAGCCATTCTCTCTAAAGCACAAGCTACGGCAAAAGGAATTGCGTTGGTGTCACAAACCCTTAAAGAGCATGGAGATGCAGAG GCAGCAAGCTTGAGGATTGCAGAGCAGTATATCCAAGCCTTCAGTAGCATCGCAAAGGAG gGCACAACATTGTTACTTCCTACAAATGTCTCTGATCCTGCCAGCATGGTTGCTCAAGCTCTTCACATTTACAAAAACTTAACGAGCAAGAATGTTGGCATTGAGCAAACTAAGTTGAAAGTGAGTGATTCATTTGAAGTAATCAACAATGACAGCTTTATTACTGATAAATCGACTAATGAAGATGACGAGACTGATGGAGATGACAAGAAGGATCACTAA
- the LOC101268195 gene encoding uncharacterized protein isoform X2 produces the protein MRSELGKISLDKTFEERDTLNDKIVLAINDAAKDWGLKCLRYEIRDITPPRGVRSAMEMQAEAERKKRAQIFESEGERQANINIADGRKSSVILDSEAAKMDLVNRAQGEAEAILSKAQATAKGIALVSQTLKEHGDAEAASLRIAEQYIQAFSSIAKEGTTLLLPTNVSDPASMVAQALHIYKNLTSKNVGIEQTKLKVSDSFEVINNDSFITDKSTNEDDETDGDDKKDH, from the exons ATGCGTAGTGAGCTTGGTAAGATCTCACTTGATAAAACCTTTGAGGAAAGGGACACTTTGAACGACAAAATAGTG CTGGCCATTAATGATGCTGCAAAAGACTGGGGACTGAAATGTCTTCGTTATGAAATAA GGGATATAACTCCACCTCGTGGGGTTAGATCAGCTATGGAGATGCAAGCTGAAGCGGAACGTAAAAAAAGAGCTCAAATTTTTGAGTCAGAAG GGGAGAGACAGGCAAATATAAACATTGCCGATGGAAGGAAGAGTTCAGTGATCCTTGACTCAGAAGCTGCAAAGATGGACCTGGTCAACAGAGCACAAG GTGAAGCTGAAGCCATTCTCTCTAAAGCACAAGCTACGGCAAAAGGAATTGCGTTGGTGTCACAAACCCTTAAAGAGCATGGAGATGCAGAG GCAGCAAGCTTGAGGATTGCAGAGCAGTATATCCAAGCCTTCAGTAGCATCGCAAAGGAG gGCACAACATTGTTACTTCCTACAAATGTCTCTGATCCTGCCAGCATGGTTGCTCAAGCTCTTCACATTTACAAAAACTTAACGAGCAAGAATGTTGGCATTGAGCAAACTAAGTTGAAAGTGAGTGATTCATTTGAAGTAATCAACAATGACAGCTTTATTACTGATAAATCGACTAATGAAGATGACGAGACTGATGGAGATGACAAGAAGGATCACTAA